The segment GCTAAAAGCATCGCGGTAGCCTGAATAAAGCTATCTTCTTTCAGCCGATTAACGGTTTTTTAAAACGCCGCCGAAACTCTCTTACACCTTGACACGTCTAAGGATACGTGTCATCATAAACTGGTTTAAAATCCAAAAAAAAGCAGTGGAGGTTAAAAATGAAAGTGAGATCCCTACGTTCAAAAGGCGCATTTACTCTCATCGCACTGTTAGTTGTAATCGCCATTATAGTTATCTTAGCGGCGATACTTTTCCCGATTTTTGCAGCGGCCCGTGAAAAGGCTCGATCTACATCTTGTTTAAATAATATGAAGCAGCTTGGAGGCGCCTTCCATCAATACACCATTGATTGGAACGATCGCTATCCACTTGATGGCCAAGCTTTTAGCACTGCAGTTTACGCCGGATGGGTATGCGCTCAACAAGCAGCTGGCGCTGGTTGTTGGCCTGTGCCAGAAACTCCTGGACCTAAACTTGTTGGTGGAGTCGAAGTTAAGATTGCTAACCCTGCCCGTGGCACAATTTACCCCTATACAAAGAACTTAGGTATTTACAAA is part of the bacterium genome and harbors:
- a CDS encoding DUF1559 domain-containing protein, with the protein product MKVRSLRSKGAFTLIALLVVIAIIVILAAILFPIFAAAREKARSTSCLNNMKQLGGAFHQYTIDWNDRYPLDGQAFSTAVYAGWVCAQQAAGAGCWPVPETPGPKLVGGVEVKIANPARGTIYPYTKNLGIYKCPSYGKLVNNIYGLGRYNGGLAWSTYTYNNLYVPGVNNVRIPISLAKITYSADSIVLYDQSPETINDGDYVITGDGPGGQHNDGASAILADGHAKRYRIEELRPGGALFCYGVPDRRQLTIPGAATVAACQQ